In Scophthalmus maximus strain ysfricsl-2021 chromosome 5, ASM2237912v1, whole genome shotgun sequence, a single window of DNA contains:
- the tpm3 gene encoding tropomyosin alpha-3 chain, translated as MEAIKKKMLMLKLDKENALDQAEQAEADKKAAEDRSKQHEDELLQMQKKLKGTEDELDKYSEALKDAQEKLEVADKKAADAEAEVASLNRRIQLVEEELDRAQERLATALQKLEEAEKAADESERGMKVIENRAQKDEEKMELQEIQLKEAKHIAEEADRKYEEVARKLVIVEAELERTEERAELAEAKCAELEEELKNVTNNLKSLEAQAEKYSQKEDKYEEEIKILTDKLKEAETRAEFAERSVAKLEKTIDDLEDELYAQKLKYKAISEELDHALNDMTSI; from the exons ATGGAGGCCATCAAAAAGAAGATGCTTATGCTGAAGTTGGACAAGGAGAATGCACTGGACCAGGCTGAACAAGCTGAGGCAGACAAAAAAGCAGCTGAGGACAGAAGCAAGCAG CATGAAGATGAACTTCTGCAAATGCAAAAGAAGCTGAAGGGGACAGAGGATGAGCTTGACAAATACTCTGAAGCCCTGAAGGATGCTCAGGAGAAGCTCGAGGTGGCTGACAAGAAGGCTGCTGAT GCTGAAGCAGAAGTGGCTTCCCTAAACAGACGTAtccagctggtggaggaggagttggaccGAGCTCAGGAGAGACTGGCAACCGCTCtgcagaagctggaggaggctgagaaGGCTGCTGATGAGAGCGAGAG aggcATGAAGGTGATTGAGAACCGGGCtcagaaggatgaggagaagatggagctCCAGGAGATACAGCTGAAGGAGGCTAAACACATCGCAGAAGAGGCCGACCGCAAGTATGAAGAG GTGGCTCGTAAACTGGTGATCGTAGAAGCAGAGCTGGAGCGTACAGAGGAGAGGGCAGAACTGGCTGAGGC tAAATGTGCTGAACTGGAAGAGGAACTGAAGAACGTCACCAATAACCTGAAATCTCTGGAGGCCCAGGCTGAGAAG TACTCTCAAAAAGAGGATAAGTACGAGGAAGAGATCAAGATCCTGACTGACAAGCTGAAAGAG GCTGAGACCAGAGCTGAGTTTGCTGAAAGATCTGTGGCCAAGCTTGAGAAGACTATTGATGATCTGGAAG ATGAGCTTTATGCACAGAAGCTGAAGTACAAAGCCATCAGTGAGGAACTGGACCACGCCCTCAATGACATGACATCTAT CTGA